One stretch of Streptomyces hygroscopicus DNA includes these proteins:
- a CDS encoding acetyl-CoA acetyltransferase, translated as MTRTTSVMVAGARTPMGRLLGGLRSFSGADLGGIAIKAALERAGVGAEQVQYVIMGQVLQAGAGQIPARQAAVKAGIPMSVPALTINKVCLSGLDAIALADQLIRAGEFDIVVAGGQESMTNAPHLLPKSREGYKYGAVEMLDAMAHDGLTDAFESIAMGESTEKHNTRLGIQRPEQDEFAAQSHQRAAAAQKNGLFDAEITPVEIPQRKGEPVVFDKDEGIRGETTAELLGRLRPAFAKDGTITAGTSSQISDGAAAVVVMSKAKAEELGLEWIAEIGAHGNVAGPDNSLQSQPSNAIAHALGKEGLTVDDLDLIEINEAFAAVAVQSMKDLGVSPERVNVNGGAIALGHPIGMSGARIALHLALELRRRGGGTGAAALCGGGGQGDALILRVPAGE; from the coding sequence GGAATCGCGATCAAGGCCGCGCTGGAGCGGGCCGGGGTCGGCGCCGAGCAGGTGCAGTACGTGATCATGGGGCAGGTGCTCCAGGCGGGCGCCGGGCAGATCCCGGCCCGGCAGGCGGCGGTCAAGGCCGGCATCCCGATGAGCGTGCCCGCCCTCACGATCAACAAGGTCTGCCTCTCCGGGCTGGACGCGATCGCCCTGGCCGACCAGCTCATTCGCGCGGGCGAGTTCGACATCGTGGTCGCGGGCGGGCAGGAGTCCATGACCAACGCCCCCCATCTGCTGCCCAAGTCCCGCGAGGGCTACAAGTACGGCGCGGTCGAGATGCTCGACGCGATGGCGCACGACGGGCTGACCGACGCCTTCGAGTCCATCGCCATGGGCGAGTCCACCGAGAAGCACAACACCCGGCTGGGCATCCAGCGCCCCGAGCAGGACGAGTTCGCCGCCCAGTCCCACCAGCGGGCCGCCGCCGCCCAGAAGAACGGCCTCTTCGACGCCGAGATCACCCCCGTGGAGATCCCGCAGCGCAAGGGCGAGCCGGTGGTCTTCGACAAGGACGAGGGCATCCGCGGCGAGACCACGGCCGAGCTGCTGGGCAGGCTGCGGCCCGCGTTCGCCAAGGACGGGACGATCACGGCGGGCACGTCGTCGCAGATCTCGGACGGGGCCGCCGCGGTCGTCGTGATGAGCAAGGCCAAGGCCGAGGAGCTGGGGCTGGAGTGGATCGCCGAGATCGGCGCCCACGGGAATGTGGCGGGACCCGACAACTCCCTCCAGTCCCAGCCGTCCAACGCGATCGCGCACGCCCTGGGCAAGGAGGGGCTGACGGTGGACGATCTCGACCTCATCGAGATCAACGAGGCGTTCGCCGCGGTCGCCGTGCAGTCCATGAAGGATCTAGGTGTTTCCCCCGAAAGGGTGAATGTGAATGGGGGCGCGATCGCCCTCGGCCACCCCATCGGGATGTCCGGTGCGCGGATCGCGCTGCATCTTGCGCTGGAGCTGCGGCGGCGTGGGGGCGGGACCGGGGCGGCGGCGCTGTGCGGTGGGGGTGGGCAGGGCGATGCGCTGATCCTGCGGGTGCCGGCCGGGGAGTAG
- a CDS encoding transporter: MADVPTLVEQARQGRPRAVARLISLVEGASPQLREVMAALAPLAGGAYVVGVTGSPGVGKSTSTSALVSAYRRMGKRVGVLAVDPSSPFSGGALLGDRVRMSEHASDPGVYIRSMATRGHLGGLAWAAPQAIRVLDAAGCDVVLVETVGVGQSEVEIAAQADTSVLLLAPGMGDGIQAAKAGILEIGDVYVVNKADREGADATARELNHMLGLGEGRAPGDWRPPIVKTVAARGEGIDEVVEALEKHRAWMEERGVLAERRMRRAAGEVETIAVTALRERIGDLHGDRRLGALAERVVGGELDPYTAADELVAGVTERG, translated from the coding sequence ATGGCTGATGTGCCCACGCTGGTGGAGCAGGCGCGGCAGGGGCGGCCGCGTGCGGTCGCCCGGCTCATCTCGCTGGTCGAGGGTGCCTCGCCGCAGCTCCGTGAGGTGATGGCCGCGCTCGCTCCGCTGGCCGGGGGCGCGTACGTGGTCGGGGTGACCGGCTCGCCGGGCGTCGGCAAGTCCACCTCGACCTCCGCGCTCGTCTCCGCCTACCGGCGGATGGGCAAGCGGGTGGGCGTCCTCGCCGTCGACCCGTCCTCGCCGTTCTCCGGCGGGGCGCTCCTGGGCGACCGCGTACGGATGTCGGAGCACGCCTCCGACCCCGGCGTCTACATCCGCTCCATGGCCACGCGCGGCCACCTCGGCGGGCTCGCCTGGGCGGCCCCGCAGGCCATCCGGGTGCTGGATGCGGCCGGGTGCGATGTGGTGCTGGTGGAGACGGTGGGCGTCGGTCAGTCCGAGGTCGAGATCGCCGCCCAGGCCGATACGAGTGTGCTGCTGCTCGCGCCGGGGATGGGGGACGGGATCCAGGCGGCCAAGGCCGGGATCCTGGAGATCGGCGATGTGTACGTGGTCAACAAGGCCGACCGGGAAGGGGCCGATGCCACGGCCCGCGAGCTCAACCACATGCTGGGCCTGGGCGAGGGGCGGGCGCCGGGGGACTGGCGGCCGCCGATCGTGAAGACCGTGGCGGCGCGCGGCGAGGGGATCGATGAGGTTGTCGAGGCGCTGGAGAAGCACCGTGCGTGGATGGAGGAGCGCGGGGTGCTCGCGGAGCGCCGGATGCGGCGGGCGGCGGGCGAGGTCGAGACGATCGCGGTGACGGCGCTACGGGAGCGGATCGGCGATCTGCACGGGGATCGGCGGCTGGGGGCGCTCGCGGAGCGGGTCGTGGGCGGTGAGCTGGATCCGTATACGGCGGCGGATGAGCTGGTGGCGGGGGTGACGGAGCGGGGGTGA
- a CDS encoding transcriptional regulator, whose protein sequence is MRLLIVEDERRLALSLAKGLQAEGFAVDVVHDGREGLHRAREGDYDLIVLDIMLPGMNGYHVCGALRAAGSDVPILMLTAKDGEYDEAEGLDTGADDYLTKPFSYVVLVARVRALLRRRGAGASPVVRVGELSVDRGARRVERGGGEIALTAKEFSVLEQLALRPGDVVSKAEILEHVWDFAYDGDPNIVEVYISALRRKLGAGLIETVRGAGYRLRG, encoded by the coding sequence ATGCGTTTGCTGATTGTGGAGGACGAGCGGCGGCTGGCCCTGTCGCTGGCCAAGGGGTTGCAGGCCGAGGGGTTCGCCGTGGATGTCGTCCATGACGGGCGCGAGGGGCTGCACCGTGCGCGGGAGGGCGACTACGACCTGATCGTTCTCGACATCATGCTGCCGGGGATGAACGGCTACCACGTGTGCGGGGCGCTCCGGGCGGCCGGGAGCGATGTGCCGATCCTGATGCTCACCGCCAAGGACGGCGAGTACGACGAGGCCGAGGGGCTCGATACCGGCGCCGACGACTATCTGACCAAGCCGTTCTCGTACGTGGTGCTGGTGGCCCGGGTGCGGGCGCTGTTGCGGCGGCGGGGGGCCGGGGCCTCACCGGTGGTGCGGGTCGGGGAGCTGTCGGTGGACCGGGGTGCGCGCAGGGTGGAGCGGGGTGGTGGTGAGATCGCGCTGACCGCCAAGGAGTTCTCCGTACTGGAGCAGTTGGCGCTGCGGCCGGGGGACGTGGTCTCCAAGGCCGAGATCCTGGAGCACGTCTGGGACTTCGCGTACGACGGCGACCCCAACATCGTCGAGGTGTACATCAGCGCCCTGCGCCGCAAGCTGGGCGCCGGGCTGATCGAGACCGTGCGGGGAGCGGGGTACCGGCTCCGTGGGTAG